GAAACAAAAAGAAAAAGAAAAAGAGCGCCACGATCCCAATGACGACCCGACGAACCCAGAGAGGTTCTGCCGTAGCACGGACAGCGTTGTCTGCCCTGCGGTCGCTACCGGGAGGATTGCGAAAATCGATGAAGCTAGCCATGGCGCTGGACGAGTTGTGCTTAGGCGAGTTTGCGGAAGCGGTTGCCCCAGGTCTGTAGTCTGTTTCCGATTAGGACGATGACGAGAGAGGCAAGAAGCATGGTGAAGCCAAGTGCCGCCGCTCCCGTGTAGTCATACTGCTCGAGTTTCTGAAAGATCATCAGTGGGGTGATTTCCGTCTGAAAGGGGATATTCCCTGAGATAAAGACGATGGATCCGTATTCTCCGACAGCACGGCCGTACGACATGATGATCCCGGTAAAGAGCGCCGGGAGTAGGGGAGGGAGAATGACGTAGCGGATCGTCTGCCAGCGGTTGGCACCCAAGCAGGCTGCAGCCTCTTCGACATCAGCGGAGAGATCCTCGATAACGGGTTGGACGGCGCGAACGACAAAGGGAAATCCGATGAAAATCATGGCGATCAGGACGCCTGCAGGAGCAAAGGCAATCTTGATGCCCAGTGGCTCCAGATATTGCCCGAGCCACTCG
The sequence above is a segment of the Verrucomicrobiota bacterium genome. Coding sequences within it:
- the cysT gene encoding sulfate ABC transporter permease subunit CysT; translation: MAKKKHVLPGFRTSVGWTVTWVSLLVLLPLAALVGKTASGGWEHFWETVTDPEVVATYRVSFGISFIAALINGVFGFLAAWIFARYDFPGRRLLEAATDLPFALPTAVAGIALTALYSPSEWLGQYLEPLGIKIAFAPAGVLIAMIFIGFPFVVRAVQPVIEDLSADVEEAAACLGANRWQTIRYVILPPLLPALFTGIIMSYGRAVGEYGSIVFISGNIPFQTEITPLMIFQKLEQYDYTGAAALGFTMLLASLVIVLIGNRLQTWGNRFRKLA